In Mycolicibacterium alvei, a single window of DNA contains:
- a CDS encoding molybdopterin-dependent oxidoreductase → MAVDNQLGALLDSDRPAGALRERVDERRFAGGIPQAPARFPSVRFGRHWVNGLWLVLLGAVALVVVIAVAQRLRQYGWMQDFLTRYPGTSTSYAPAVTAGFPAWLRWQHFFNIVFMMFILRSGLQILADHPRLYMNSGCRPGTEWLRLRGEVPGDRLDKDDAPRLWTSKDDAVGLPKWLGIPGIRHSIGLARWWHFGFDLLWLVNGAVFYVLLFSTGQWQRIVPQSWDVFPNALSAAVQYASLNFPLNQGFTVYNGLQVLAYFITVFVAAPLAFLTGLLQAPAVAARFGTGRGPLNRQVARTVHFVVWLWMVGFIVVHVTMVLSTGALTNLNHITLGSDTRSLWALVVFGVAGLIVIGLWLVATPLTLRYPRLVHNVGRVTVGWAKAWMERTHPRATYRDKDITPYFWANGRLPDSDQYRRLQDGGWSQYTLRVAGLVANPVEFSYAELLALPKHEQITQHYCIQGWSGVAKWGGVRMTDILALVQPLPEAKWVVFYSLADGAEPGHGRYYDCHRIEHMREPMALLAYEMNGEPLSEAHGAPLRLRNELELGFKQVKWIEAVEFVADFREVGWGRGGYNEDHEYFGYRMPI, encoded by the coding sequence ATGGCCGTCGACAACCAGTTGGGGGCGTTGCTGGACAGTGATCGACCGGCTGGGGCGCTGCGCGAACGTGTCGATGAACGGCGGTTCGCCGGCGGCATCCCCCAGGCACCTGCCCGGTTCCCGTCGGTGCGGTTCGGCCGGCACTGGGTCAACGGATTGTGGCTGGTGCTTCTCGGTGCTGTCGCATTGGTCGTCGTGATCGCGGTGGCTCAGCGACTCCGGCAGTACGGCTGGATGCAGGACTTCCTGACCCGCTATCCGGGCACGTCGACCAGCTATGCGCCCGCGGTCACCGCTGGTTTTCCGGCGTGGCTGCGCTGGCAGCATTTCTTCAACATCGTCTTCATGATGTTCATCCTGCGCTCCGGGTTGCAGATCCTGGCCGACCATCCGCGGCTGTATATGAACTCGGGCTGCCGGCCGGGCACGGAGTGGCTCCGGTTGCGCGGCGAGGTGCCCGGCGATCGGCTGGACAAGGACGACGCGCCACGGTTGTGGACGTCCAAGGACGACGCGGTGGGCCTGCCGAAGTGGTTGGGAATTCCGGGTATTCGTCACTCGATCGGGCTGGCCCGGTGGTGGCACTTCGGCTTCGACCTGTTGTGGTTGGTGAACGGAGCGGTGTTCTACGTGCTGCTGTTCAGCACCGGGCAGTGGCAGCGGATCGTGCCGCAATCGTGGGATGTCTTTCCCAACGCACTCTCGGCCGCGGTGCAGTACGCATCGCTGAATTTCCCTCTGAACCAGGGCTTCACCGTCTACAACGGCCTGCAGGTGCTGGCGTACTTCATCACGGTCTTCGTTGCGGCGCCGCTCGCGTTCCTCACCGGCCTGCTGCAGGCGCCGGCCGTGGCCGCGAGGTTCGGCACGGGCCGTGGACCGCTCAATCGCCAGGTCGCCCGCACCGTGCATTTCGTGGTGTGGCTGTGGATGGTCGGCTTCATCGTCGTCCACGTCACCATGGTGCTCAGCACCGGCGCGTTGACCAATCTCAACCACATCACCCTCGGCAGTGACACCCGGTCTCTCTGGGCGCTGGTCGTTTTCGGCGTGGCTGGGTTGATTGTGATCGGGTTGTGGCTGGTCGCAACACCTTTGACGCTGCGCTATCCGCGGCTGGTGCATAACGTGGGGCGGGTCACTGTCGGCTGGGCCAAGGCCTGGATGGAACGGACCCATCCGCGGGCGACGTACCGGGACAAGGACATCACCCCGTACTTCTGGGCCAACGGCCGACTGCCCGACAGCGACCAGTACCGCCGGCTGCAGGACGGCGGCTGGTCGCAGTACACGCTGCGGGTGGCGGGGCTGGTGGCCAACCCGGTCGAGTTTTCCTACGCAGAGTTGTTGGCACTGCCCAAACATGAGCAGATCACCCAGCACTACTGCATCCAGGGCTGGTCGGGGGTGGCCAAGTGGGGCGGTGTCCGGATGACCGACATCCTGGCGTTGGTGCAGCCGCTACCGGAGGCGAAGTGGGTGGTGTTCTACTCGCTTGCCGACGGGGCCGAACCCGGTCATGGGCGTTACTACGACTGCCACCGGATCGAGCACATGCGTGAACCGATGGCACTGCTGGCCTACGAGATGAACGGAGAACCGCTCAGCGAGGCTCACGGCGCGCCGCTGCGACTACGCAACGAGTTGGAGCTCGGCTTTAAGCAGGTCAAGTGGATCGAGGCCGTCGAATTCGTGGCCGATTTCCGCGAGGTCGGTTGGGGCCGTGGCGGATACAACGAGGACCACGAGTACTTCGGGTATCGCATGCCGATTTAG